In a single window of the Amycolatopsis sp. cg5 genome:
- a CDS encoding MFS transporter, whose amino-acid sequence MPTLTRSMPAVLAVMMGIFSIVTTEILPIGLLTPIGVTFGISPGTAGLMMTMPGLLAAVAAPAVTVATGRLDRRVMLCALLLVLAAADFLAAIAPAYWAMTVSRVLVGLVIGAFWSIGSGLASRLVSPDRVGTATAVIFSAVPLGSVLGVPAGTLLGDLVGWRVAFAVMGVLSLAVFAALMLVLPPLPAEHVTSLTVLRDLLQEPRVRRGLIVTFLIVLAHFGTYTYVTPFLRQVTGVSPALITVFLLVYGIAGIAGNFIAGGLRLRVAFTGSACLLAATTLLLPVLGGLDLVALLLLVTWGLAYGAVPVCSQTWFAKAAPQAPEAATVLFTSSFQARS is encoded by the coding sequence ATGCCCACGCTGACTCGATCGATGCCCGCCGTCCTCGCGGTGATGATGGGCATCTTTTCCATTGTCACCACGGAAATCCTGCCCATCGGCCTGCTCACCCCGATCGGCGTCACGTTCGGGATCTCGCCGGGCACGGCGGGCCTGATGATGACGATGCCGGGTCTGCTCGCCGCGGTCGCCGCACCCGCGGTCACCGTCGCGACCGGACGGCTCGACCGCCGCGTGATGCTGTGCGCGCTGTTGCTCGTGTTGGCGGCAGCCGACTTCCTCGCCGCGATCGCGCCGGCGTACTGGGCCATGACGGTCTCGCGAGTCCTCGTCGGACTCGTCATCGGCGCGTTCTGGTCGATCGGCTCCGGTCTCGCTTCCCGTTTGGTGAGCCCGGACCGGGTGGGCACGGCGACCGCGGTGATCTTCTCGGCCGTTCCGCTCGGTTCAGTGCTCGGCGTACCCGCGGGCACCCTGCTCGGTGACCTTGTGGGCTGGCGAGTGGCTTTCGCGGTCATGGGAGTGCTGTCGCTCGCCGTCTTCGCCGCGCTGATGCTGGTGCTGCCGCCGTTGCCCGCCGAGCACGTGACCAGCTTGACCGTGCTGCGCGACCTGCTCCAGGAACCTCGCGTCCGGCGCGGCTTGATCGTGACGTTCCTGATCGTGCTCGCCCATTTCGGCACGTACACCTATGTGACGCCGTTTCTGCGCCAGGTCACCGGGGTGAGTCCCGCGCTGATCACCGTGTTCCTGCTGGTGTACGGAATCGCCGGTATCGCGGGCAATTTCATCGCGGGCGGCCTGCGGCTTCGCGTCGCGTTCACGGGCAGCGCCTGCCTGCTCGCCGCCACCACACTGCTGCTTCCCGTTCTCGGCGGGCTCGATCTGGTTGCGCTGCTCTTGCTCGTCACTTGGGGCCTCGCGTACGGCGCGGTGCCGGTCTGCTCACAGACTTGGTTCGCGAAAGCGGCACCGCAGGCACCCGAGGCCGCCACCGTGCTCTTCACCTCGTCGTTCCAAGCGAGGTCGTGA
- a CDS encoding beta-N-acetylhexosaminidase gives MTGFEGLLPRPVSVTPQPGSCPWPAEVQVRQADLPSEGYRLEITPSGVTLDGADAAGEFYGRQTLRQLAGPSWFRSVPGGPSTVPCGVVVDHPRFAWRGCLLDVARHFRTKAEVLRFIDLLAAHKLNVLHLHLTDDQGWRIEIPEFPRLTSVGGWRTGSMVGRHDGPERDGRPHGGFYTLDDLREIVAYAGARAVSVVPEIDIPGHARAAIAAYPELGPDPSAQWEVWTSWGISTSLLNTSESTVDFFKAVFDQLLEIFPSEVIGIGGDEVPGATEDHGLFVRKIIAHLESRGRRAVCWDEVLEIPDLPKVIISSWRNSEAGAVAAAAGHDVVMCPEQHVYLDHRQSDHPDEPIPVGFVRTLEDVYAYDPGLPGILGAQAQVWSEHLDTARRVDYAAFPRLSAFAEVAWSPAEGKDFAEFLPRLRDHHLPRLDALGVEYRPLDGPHPWQTRPGVPGRPQELRLP, from the coding sequence ATGACCGGCTTCGAAGGGCTGCTCCCCCGCCCGGTTTCCGTGACACCCCAGCCAGGTTCGTGCCCATGGCCTGCCGAGGTCCAGGTACGTCAGGCGGACCTGCCGTCCGAGGGCTACCGGCTGGAGATCACGCCGTCCGGGGTGACGCTGGACGGCGCCGACGCGGCGGGCGAGTTCTACGGCCGCCAGACGTTGCGTCAGCTGGCCGGGCCGTCGTGGTTCCGGTCCGTCCCGGGTGGACCGTCCACTGTGCCCTGTGGCGTGGTGGTCGACCACCCGCGGTTCGCCTGGCGTGGGTGCCTGCTCGACGTGGCCCGGCATTTCCGGACCAAGGCCGAGGTCCTGCGCTTCATCGACCTGCTGGCGGCGCACAAGCTCAACGTGCTGCACCTGCACCTGACCGACGACCAGGGCTGGCGCATCGAGATCCCGGAATTCCCCCGGCTCACCTCGGTCGGCGGCTGGCGCACCGGTTCGATGGTCGGCCGCCACGACGGCCCCGAGCGCGACGGCCGCCCCCACGGCGGTTTCTACACTTTGGACGACCTGCGCGAGATCGTCGCCTACGCGGGTGCGCGCGCGGTGTCGGTGGTCCCGGAGATCGATATCCCCGGCCACGCCCGCGCGGCCATCGCGGCCTATCCCGAGCTCGGCCCGGATCCGTCGGCCCAGTGGGAAGTCTGGACGTCGTGGGGCATCAGCACCTCGCTGCTGAACACCTCGGAGTCCACAGTGGACTTCTTCAAGGCGGTGTTCGACCAGCTCTTGGAGATCTTCCCGTCCGAGGTGATCGGCATCGGCGGCGACGAGGTACCCGGCGCGACCGAGGACCACGGCCTCTTCGTCCGCAAGATCATCGCGCACCTGGAGTCCCGCGGCCGCCGCGCGGTGTGCTGGGACGAGGTGCTCGAGATCCCCGACCTCCCCAAGGTGATCATCAGCTCCTGGCGCAACTCCGAGGCGGGCGCCGTCGCCGCCGCGGCCGGGCACGACGTGGTCATGTGCCCCGAGCAGCACGTCTACCTCGACCACCGCCAGTCCGATCACCCGGACGAGCCGATCCCCGTCGGCTTCGTGCGCACCCTGGAAGACGTCTACGCCTACGACCCGGGGCTGCCGGGGATTCTCGGCGCGCAGGCGCAGGTGTGGAGCGAGCACCTCGACACGGCACGCCGCGTCGACTACGCCGCTTTCCCCAGGCTGAGCGCGTTCGCCGAGGTCGCGTGGAGCCCTGCCGAGGGCAAGGACTTCGCGGAATTCCTGCCGCGCCTGCGTGACCACCACCTGCCACGCCTGGACGCGCTCGGCGTCGAGTACCGACCGCTGGACGGCCCGCACCCGTGGCAGACCCGCCCAGGCGTTCCAGGTCGGCCTCAGGAACTCCGCCTGCCGTAG
- a CDS encoding carbohydrate ABC transporter permease, with product MALVRKPGRLVAEVVTVVIAGIVAFPIYWMVLSALKPQGEIQSANPKPWTTSPSFESFNRVLNVSGFGQFFLNSVLVAVAVVFLSLLLSFLAAVALTRFNFRGRTVLLVMLLVAQMVPIEALTIPLFFLMRSVGDVAPAFGLNELGSLVLVHLAFSLPFAIWMLRGFVAAVPVELEEAAKLDGASRLRFTWQILFPLVAPGLVAISVLAFIHAWNDFLFAKTFIISKTDNQTLPQAILVFFKPEDTDWGAVMASSTLMTIPVLIFFVLVQRRLVSGMAGAVKG from the coding sequence CGTCGCCGAGGTGGTGACGGTCGTGATCGCGGGCATCGTCGCTTTCCCGATCTACTGGATGGTCCTGTCGGCGCTGAAGCCGCAGGGCGAGATCCAGTCCGCCAATCCGAAGCCGTGGACGACGTCACCGTCGTTCGAGAGCTTCAACCGGGTGCTGAACGTTTCGGGATTCGGCCAGTTCTTCCTGAACAGCGTGCTCGTCGCGGTCGCCGTGGTGTTCTTGTCGCTGCTGCTGTCCTTTTTGGCCGCGGTCGCGCTGACCCGCTTCAACTTCCGCGGGCGCACGGTGCTGCTGGTGATGCTGCTGGTCGCGCAGATGGTGCCGATCGAGGCTTTGACCATCCCGCTGTTCTTCCTGATGCGCTCGGTCGGCGATGTCGCGCCCGCGTTCGGGCTCAACGAACTGGGCTCGCTCGTGCTGGTCCACCTGGCGTTCAGCCTGCCGTTCGCGATCTGGATGCTGCGCGGGTTCGTCGCGGCCGTGCCGGTCGAGCTGGAAGAAGCGGCCAAATTGGACGGTGCGAGCCGGCTGCGGTTCACCTGGCAGATCCTGTTCCCGTTGGTGGCGCCGGGTCTCGTGGCGATCAGCGTGCTCGCGTTCATCCACGCGTGGAACGACTTCCTGTTCGCGAAGACGTTCATCATCTCCAAGACCGACAACCAGACGCTGCCACAGGCGATCCTGGTCTTCTTCAAACCCGAGGACACCGATTGGGGTGCGGTGATGGCGTCGTCGACACTGATGACGATTCCGGTGCTGATCTTCTTCGTGCTGGTCCAGCGCAGGCTGGTCTCCGGCATGGCCGGGGCGGTGAAGGGATGA